A window from Glaciimonas sp. PCH181 encodes these proteins:
- a CDS encoding outer envelope protein, whose translation MAKQAAVKISKFAVNVLTVAAALASVQQASAAEWSDTSIGYRYGTNFAEPYVGTGIAKSIIDIQHASGYKYGTNFVNVDLLQSDSKDSNAQEAYIVYRNTLDLGKVSGKTLSFGPVRGLGVTAGFDWNTKNDPGYASRKRMLVLGPTLMMDVPGFLNVSLLLMRESNQPVGVTSRYTYDTHPMLSLAWGIPIASTGLAFEGYFDYIAAKGTNEYGGGTAPEVHFDGQIMYDLGTPLGMGKNTLRAGLEYEYWRNKFGTPSTVKGSLAKTPMVRVEYHF comes from the coding sequence ATGGCAAAGCAAGCAGCAGTAAAAATCAGCAAGTTCGCGGTCAATGTATTAACAGTGGCTGCAGCGCTGGCGAGCGTTCAGCAGGCCAGCGCTGCTGAATGGAGCGATACCTCCATCGGCTATCGTTACGGAACGAATTTTGCTGAGCCGTATGTCGGCACCGGGATTGCAAAGAGCATTATCGATATCCAGCATGCTAGTGGTTATAAGTATGGGACGAACTTTGTGAACGTGGATTTGTTGCAGTCCGATAGTAAGGATAGCAATGCGCAGGAAGCCTATATCGTTTACCGGAATACGCTGGATTTGGGCAAAGTAAGTGGAAAAACCTTGTCATTCGGTCCGGTGCGTGGGCTTGGTGTGACGGCTGGGTTTGATTGGAATACTAAGAACGATCCGGGTTATGCATCGAGAAAACGTATGTTGGTGTTGGGACCGACGTTGATGATGGATGTGCCGGGTTTTTTGAATGTCAGTTTGTTGCTGATGCGTGAGAGTAATCAGCCGGTCGGCGTGACTAGTCGGTATACCTACGATACGCATCCGATGCTGAGCCTGGCCTGGGGAATTCCTATTGCTTCGACCGGGTTGGCGTTTGAGGGATATTTCGATTACATCGCGGCTAAGGGTACGAATGAATATGGTGGCGGGACTGCGCCGGAAGTGCATTTCGATGGTCAGATAATGTATGACTTGGGGACGCCTTTGGGGATGGGGAAGAATACTTTGCGGGCTGGTCTTGAGTATGAGTACTGGCGCAATAAGTTTGGTACGCCTTCTACTGTTAAGGGGTCTTTGGCTAAGACGCCTATGGTTCGGGTCGAGTATCACTTTTAA
- a CDS encoding sarcosine oxidase subunit delta, translated as MTCPINGPRPISEFVYGGAFRPMPDPDAANDIQWADYVFNRSGAAAVKIEWWCHSPSTTWFMVERDTARDVILRSFLYSDAAIEGAPK; from the coding sequence ATGACTTGCCCCATTAACGGGCCGCGCCCGATCAGCGAATTTGTCTACGGCGGTGCGTTCCGTCCGATGCCAGATCCCGACGCTGCCAATGATATTCAATGGGCCGACTATGTATTCAATCGTAGTGGTGCTGCGGCGGTGAAGATTGAATGGTGGTGCCATTCACCCTCTACAACCTGGTTCATGGTCGAGCGTGATACTGCGCGCGACGTGATTTTGCGCAGTTTCTTGTATAGCGATGCCGCCATCGAAGGAGCACCGAAATGA
- a CDS encoding FAD-dependent oxidoreductase, whose amino-acid sequence MPWRLVRFALSKKHPEPRMFAEPGELKSSYDAVIIGGGGHGLAAAYYLARDHGMTNVAVLEKGYIGGGNTGRNTTIIRSNYLTPEGVKFYDTSVDLWKDLSQDFDLNLFYSTRGHFTLAHTDSALRTMRWRAEVNKHYGVDSEVVGPSEILKACPQMDITCGGHAPVLGALYHAPGAVARHDTVAWGYGRGASLRGVEIHQQTQVMGIDVQGGKVRGVQTDRGYISTPKVLCAVAGSTPRMTDMVGLRTPIYIHPLQAMVSEPMKPWLNPILVSGSLHIYVSQSARGELVMGASLDPYEVHSTRSTLDFVEGLSAHMLDMFPFLSNAKVVRQWAGMADMTPDFAPIMGKTPVEGFYLDAGWGTWGFKATPVSGKTMAYTLANDRNHELIEGFSLSRFANYALTGEKGAASVGH is encoded by the coding sequence ATGCCTTGGCGACTCGTACGTTTTGCCCTTTCAAAGAAGCATCCCGAACCGCGGATGTTTGCCGAGCCCGGAGAGCTTAAATCCAGTTACGACGCAGTGATTATCGGCGGCGGGGGACATGGGTTGGCAGCGGCCTATTATCTGGCCCGCGATCATGGCATGACGAATGTGGCCGTGCTGGAAAAAGGCTATATCGGCGGCGGTAATACGGGGCGCAATACAACGATCATTCGTTCCAATTATCTGACCCCTGAAGGCGTTAAATTCTATGACACCTCGGTCGATCTCTGGAAGGATCTGTCGCAGGATTTCGATCTGAATCTGTTCTATTCCACCCGTGGGCATTTTACGTTGGCGCATACCGATTCGGCATTGCGCACGATGCGCTGGCGGGCCGAGGTCAATAAGCATTACGGCGTTGATTCTGAAGTTGTGGGGCCGAGCGAGATTCTCAAAGCTTGTCCGCAAATGGATATTACTTGCGGCGGTCACGCGCCAGTGTTGGGTGCGCTTTACCATGCGCCAGGCGCGGTCGCACGGCACGATACCGTGGCCTGGGGTTATGGTCGCGGCGCTAGTTTGCGCGGCGTAGAAATCCATCAGCAAACGCAAGTCATGGGGATTGATGTGCAGGGCGGCAAAGTACGCGGCGTGCAGACCGATCGCGGCTACATCTCGACGCCGAAAGTGCTCTGCGCGGTGGCTGGATCGACCCCGCGCATGACCGATATGGTCGGCCTGCGCACGCCGATCTATATTCATCCATTGCAAGCGATGGTCAGCGAGCCAATGAAGCCGTGGCTGAATCCGATTCTGGTATCCGGCAGCTTGCATATTTACGTCAGCCAAAGCGCCCGCGGCGAACTGGTGATGGGTGCGTCGCTGGACCCGTATGAAGTCCATTCAACCCGCTCGACGCTGGATTTTGTTGAGGGTTTGTCGGCCCATATGCTGGATATGTTCCCTTTCCTGTCGAACGCAAAAGTAGTGCGGCAATGGGCGGGGATGGCAGACATGACGCCGGATTTTGCGCCGATCATGGGCAAGACGCCGGTAGAAGGTTTTTATCTCGACGCCGGTTGGGGCACGTGGGGATTCAAGGCGACGCCGGTCTCCGGCAAAACCATGGCGTACACCCTCGCCAATGACCGCAACCATGAACTAATCGAAGGCTTTTCCCTGTCCCGCTTCGCAAATTATGCGTTGACCGGCGAAAAGGGTGCCGCATCGGTGGGCCACTAA
- a CDS encoding ABC transporter ATP-binding protein, translating to MDLLPDSSALPPRLVLNDITKRYPSVVANDGISLSVQPGEIHALLGENGAGKSTLMKIVYGVTKPDAGSILWEGRYLDIASPAQARRLGIGMVFQHFSLFETLTVAENIALALDVQVAPALLAVQIKEVSEKYGLPIDPHRLVHSMSVGERQRVEIVRCLLQQPKLLIMDEPTSVLTPQAVLTLFTTLRQLAAEGCSILYISHKLDEIRALCDTATVLRGGRVSGTAIPKNETNDSLARMMIGGELAECHLTPQATGEVRLALDKLSLGTIDPFGTTLKNISLNVRSGEILGIAGVSGNGQKELLAALSGESLTDTPTGQAPMIVLMGESVGRLNPAQRRQHGLTFVPEERLGRGAVPSMSLAQNALLTGARHGMVRKGLLQPGAIQQFAQDVIARFGVKCSGADAAASSLSGGNLQKFIVGRETMLNPKMMIVAQPTWGVDVGAAQLIRQALIDLRAQGVALLVISEELEELFTISDRICVLSEGRLSPAVRLADTSIEQIGNWMSGKFDALPPDAINESPSGLAAGVSINQENHLA from the coding sequence ATGGACCTATTGCCGGATTCATCCGCATTGCCGCCACGCCTTGTCCTCAACGACATTACTAAACGCTATCCCAGCGTAGTCGCTAATGACGGGATCAGCCTGAGCGTCCAGCCCGGCGAGATTCACGCGTTGCTGGGTGAGAACGGCGCGGGAAAAAGTACGCTGATGAAGATCGTTTATGGCGTCACCAAACCGGATGCAGGCAGCATTTTGTGGGAGGGACGTTATCTGGATATCGCCAGTCCGGCGCAGGCCCGGCGTTTGGGCATCGGCATGGTGTTCCAGCATTTTTCGTTGTTTGAGACGCTGACTGTCGCTGAAAATATCGCCCTGGCGCTGGATGTGCAGGTCGCTCCGGCTTTGCTGGCGGTGCAAATTAAGGAAGTATCAGAAAAATACGGCCTGCCGATTGATCCACATCGGCTAGTCCACAGCATGTCGGTCGGGGAACGCCAACGAGTGGAAATCGTGCGCTGCCTGTTGCAGCAGCCAAAACTGTTGATCATGGACGAGCCAACCTCGGTCCTGACGCCGCAAGCCGTGCTGACCTTATTTACGACCTTGCGCCAATTGGCGGCGGAAGGTTGCAGCATTTTATATATCAGCCACAAACTAGATGAAATCCGTGCCCTGTGCGATACCGCGACCGTTTTGCGCGGCGGGCGCGTCAGCGGCACCGCTATCCCAAAAAACGAAACCAACGACAGTCTGGCCCGGATGATGATCGGCGGCGAACTGGCCGAATGCCATTTGACCCCGCAAGCCACTGGCGAAGTCCGTCTGGCGCTGGATAAATTATCTCTGGGAACAATTGACCCGTTCGGCACCACACTAAAAAACATCAGCCTGAACGTGCGCAGCGGTGAAATTCTGGGCATCGCCGGGGTCTCCGGCAACGGCCAGAAAGAATTGTTGGCGGCATTGTCTGGCGAAAGCCTGACGGACACGCCGACTGGGCAAGCGCCGATGATCGTGCTGATGGGCGAATCGGTCGGACGTTTGAATCCAGCCCAACGACGACAGCACGGCCTGACGTTTGTGCCAGAAGAACGTTTAGGGCGCGGCGCAGTGCCCAGTATGAGTCTGGCGCAGAACGCCTTGCTGACTGGCGCGCGCCACGGCATGGTGCGCAAAGGACTGCTACAACCCGGTGCGATTCAACAATTTGCACAAGACGTGATTGCCCGCTTCGGCGTCAAATGCAGCGGCGCGGATGCTGCTGCATCCAGTTTATCGGGCGGCAATCTACAGAAATTCATCGTCGGCCGCGAAACCATGCTGAATCCAAAAATGATGATTGTGGCGCAACCGACCTGGGGCGTGGATGTGGGCGCTGCACAGTTGATTCGGCAAGCGTTAATCGATCTGCGTGCGCAAGGTGTGGCGTTGTTGGTGATCTCCGAAGAATTGGAAGAATTGTTCACCATCAGTGACCGGATTTGCGTGCTGTCCGAAGGTCGCTTATCGCCAGCAGTGCGACTGGCAGATACCAGCATCGAACAAATCGGCAACTGGATGAGCGGCAAATTTGACGCGCTGCCGCCAGACGCTATCAACGAGTCACCTTCCGGCCTCGCTGCCGGAGTTTCCATCAATCAGGAGAATCATCTTGCTTAA
- the purU gene encoding formyltetrahydrofolate deformylase, whose protein sequence is MTRVQPQSLPRRYTLSLSCPDSVGIVAAVSSFVADAGGWITEASHHADEVNKRFFMRQEILADSISYDIDAFRSRFASIAHDFSMHWRIADSAKKKRVVLLVSKQEHCLYDLLARWQSQELDIDIPCVISNHETFRGLVEWHGIPFHHVPVTATNKTEAYAEVARLYDEAQGDVMVLARYMQVLSPELCARYHGQIINIHHSFLPSFIGAKPYHQAFEKGVKLIGATCHYVTEELDQGQIIEQDVNRIDHSDKVEDLVRYGKDIEKAVLARGLRYHLEDRVLVHGKKTVVFK, encoded by the coding sequence ATGACACGTGTTCAGCCTCAGTCTCTCCCGCGCCGTTACACGCTATCACTATCGTGTCCTGACAGTGTCGGTATTGTGGCTGCGGTGAGCAGTTTTGTTGCTGATGCCGGGGGATGGATTACTGAGGCTAGCCATCATGCTGATGAAGTAAACAAGCGGTTTTTCATGCGTCAGGAAATTCTGGCTGATTCGATTTCTTATGATATCGATGCCTTCCGGTCGCGTTTTGCCTCCATCGCGCACGATTTTTCGATGCATTGGCGAATTGCTGATTCGGCTAAAAAGAAACGCGTAGTCTTGCTAGTTTCCAAGCAGGAACATTGTCTTTACGATTTGCTGGCGCGTTGGCAATCGCAAGAATTGGATATCGATATCCCCTGCGTGATTTCAAATCACGAGACGTTCAGAGGATTGGTCGAATGGCACGGAATTCCTTTCCATCACGTGCCGGTGACAGCGACCAATAAAACCGAAGCCTATGCAGAAGTAGCGCGGTTGTATGACGAAGCGCAGGGCGATGTGATGGTGCTGGCGCGTTACATGCAGGTGTTAAGTCCAGAGTTATGCGCTCGTTATCACGGCCAGATCATCAATATTCATCATTCCTTTTTGCCGAGTTTCATCGGCGCAAAACCCTACCATCAAGCATTTGAAAAAGGCGTCAAATTGATCGGCGCGACCTGTCATTACGTCACCGAAGAGTTGGATCAGGGCCAGATCATTGAGCAGGATGTGAACCGCATCGATCATTCCGATAAGGTCGAGGATTTGGTGCGCTATGGTAAAGATATTGAGAAGGCCGTGCTCGCACGCGGCCTGCGGTATCACCTGGAAGACCGCGTATTAGTACATGGCAAAAAGACCGTTGTATTTAAATAA
- a CDS encoding GntR family transcriptional regulator, which yields MNKTAKQLHVATPTAGKPQSNTEDRIYHDIYDAIMEHRLPPRTKLTEQVLCQIYDTARHTVRKVLTRLETEGLVELEANRGAFIASPTSVEAKDMFELRNIIEHAALEKVAHSATPKQLAALRKGVDDERAAYLTGDRPRWIRLSAQFHLELAELTDNVLLVGVLRKLVSRTTLLIAKVEAPGQNACSFDEHESVLLALESGDAALAQSHMAHHLRNCEARVQPEPTANFDLRAALGKPPE from the coding sequence ATGAATAAAACAGCCAAACAATTGCACGTTGCCACCCCCACGGCAGGCAAACCACAAAGCAATACGGAAGATCGGATTTACCACGATATCTATGATGCGATCATGGAGCATCGTCTGCCACCGCGCACTAAACTGACCGAGCAAGTTTTATGTCAGATTTACGATACCGCGCGCCATACAGTGCGCAAAGTGCTGACCCGCTTAGAGACTGAAGGTCTGGTCGAGCTGGAAGCCAATCGCGGTGCGTTTATCGCCAGCCCCACCAGCGTGGAGGCCAAAGATATGTTTGAGTTGCGCAATATCATCGAACACGCAGCACTGGAAAAAGTTGCTCATAGCGCCACGCCCAAGCAATTAGCCGCGCTGCGTAAAGGCGTCGATGACGAGCGCGCCGCCTATCTCACTGGCGATCGTCCGCGCTGGATACGCTTGTCCGCGCAATTTCATCTGGAGTTGGCAGAATTAACCGATAACGTGCTGTTGGTCGGCGTACTGCGCAAGCTGGTTTCGCGCACGACATTGCTGATCGCCAAGGTCGAAGCGCCGGGGCAGAATGCCTGCTCTTTCGATGAGCACGAAAGCGTGTTGTTGGCGCTGGAAAGCGGTGATGCCGCCTTAGCCCAGTCGCATATGGCGCATCATTTACGCAATTGCGAGGCCAGAGTTCAACCCGAACCGACGGCAAATTTTGACCTGCGGGCAGCTTTGGGGAAACCGCCTGAATAA
- a CDS encoding ABC transporter permease — MRVASPLIAAVAMLLTGIVIFTILGKDPQQAFYVFFIKPLQTVYGVGELLLKATPLLLCALGLALGFRANVWNIGAEGQLTMGAIAGGGVALWLGDSTAIWGLPLMFVAGALGGMAWAAIPAFLRNRFNTSEILVTLMLVYIAQLLLSYLVHGPWRDPQGFNFPQSKTFSDAHLIPLLIEGTRTNWGFILGLVLALASWLFSSKTFAGYRMQVAGLSPAAAAYAGFSNKRNVWVALMISGATAGMAGLCEVAGPIGQLQAQISPGYGFAAIIVAWIGRLHPVGIVLGALLMSLLYLGGESAQMQMALPSAITGLFQGLLLFYLLAADLFITFKLKNVSTVRAISSASNAAAIKETA, encoded by the coding sequence ATGCGAGTGGCTTCACCGCTGATTGCTGCGGTGGCGATGCTGCTGACGGGGATCGTGATTTTTACCATCCTCGGCAAAGATCCGCAGCAAGCGTTTTACGTGTTTTTTATCAAGCCACTACAAACCGTGTACGGGGTCGGCGAATTATTGCTAAAAGCTACGCCATTGTTGTTGTGCGCGCTGGGTCTGGCGCTGGGATTCCGCGCCAATGTCTGGAATATCGGCGCAGAAGGTCAACTGACGATGGGTGCCATTGCTGGTGGTGGCGTGGCGCTGTGGCTGGGTGACAGCACCGCAATCTGGGGCTTGCCGCTGATGTTTGTCGCCGGTGCGCTGGGCGGCATGGCGTGGGCAGCGATACCGGCGTTTCTGCGCAACCGCTTCAATACTAGCGAGATTCTGGTCACGTTGATGCTGGTATATATCGCGCAATTGCTGTTGTCGTATCTGGTGCATGGGCCCTGGCGCGATCCGCAAGGTTTTAATTTTCCGCAATCCAAAACTTTCAGCGATGCGCATTTGATTCCGTTGTTGATCGAAGGCACGCGGACTAATTGGGGCTTTATTCTGGGGTTGGTGCTGGCGCTGGCATCATGGTTATTTTCTAGTAAAACTTTCGCTGGATATCGGATGCAAGTGGCTGGGCTATCCCCTGCTGCCGCGGCGTATGCGGGATTTTCTAACAAACGCAATGTGTGGGTGGCGTTGATGATTAGCGGCGCGACGGCAGGAATGGCGGGTTTATGCGAAGTCGCGGGGCCGATTGGTCAGTTACAGGCGCAAATTTCGCCCGGTTACGGTTTCGCGGCGATTATCGTGGCGTGGATTGGGCGCTTGCATCCGGTCGGGATTGTGCTTGGCGCATTGCTGATGTCGCTGTTGTATCTGGGCGGCGAATCGGCGCAGATGCAGATGGCGTTGCCTTCCGCGATTACTGGTTTGTTTCAGGGTTTGCTGTTGTTTTATTTACTGGCAGCCGACTTATTCATTACGTTTAAATTAAAGAATGTCAGCACCGTCCGCGCAATTTCTAGTGCTTCTAACGCCGCCGCCATCAAGGAAACAGCATGA
- a CDS encoding glycine cleavage T C-terminal barrel domain-containing protein gives MRLQPVTGEWINRQTTVEFQFEGQTYRGYAGDTITSAIWSADTRLLGRSFKYHRPRGVLSLANHDINVLMQDGQRLNVRADVEPIPANRALTAVNTFGGLSADSGRWLNKMSAFLPVGFYYKAFHTKKLFPMWEKVFRRLTGLGEIDFSTPHRRTPKSYDFCDVLVIGAGPSGLAAALAAVKAGAEVVIVDENARAGGSAGYQRGGSSVSFKRIEALLAEVAAEPRIRLLESTMAGAYYADHWVPLIDAEKLTKMRAKSVVVASGAFEQPAVFHNNDLPGVMLASAAQRLMYRYAVQPMQRVVLLVANADGYRAALDLDANGVQVAALVDMRPNHLMAELDIAVLKRGIKIFRSHCVLEAEAAAGGKAVGAAIICPIDRKGAANPAEQVRLECDGIVMSVGWAPTANLLYQAGTKMQFAEATQQFVPEQLPNGVFACGRVNGVYEFERKLIDGEQAGRAAAAYIGHGTAQVARALPEIESPSHPWPIVAHPKAKNFVDFDEDLQLKDFENAVQEGFDNIELLKRYTTVGMGPSQGKHSNMNALRILARLVGKTPGQVGTTTARPFFHPVPMSHLAGRGFTPERLTPLHHQHQQLNAVFMPAGVWQRPEYYARVGQDRTSCIRAEVAAVRNGVGMIDVGTLGKIEIYGPDAAAFLERVYISSYANLKVGMSRYAVMCDESGVVIDDGVVARLGEQHFYFTTTTSGAAEVYRELTRLNILWGMNCGLVNLTGAMAAMNLAGPKSLAVLEQLTDQDLSSTAFPYLAVRDATVATIPVRIMRVGFVGEWGYEIHVPAEYANTLWEALWEAGKSAGICAFGVEAQRLLRLEKGHIIIGQDTDGLTTPFEANLRWAVKMNKPFFIGQRSLGIVDRKPLRQTLVGFVLGVGYNGTVPKECHLIIEQGEIAGRITSIAWSPGLERFIGLAFVRPDLSTVGQSVSIRLSDGGLVTATVHETPFYDPANARQKNVREETRIKEEVV, from the coding sequence ATGAGGCTGCAACCCGTCACCGGCGAATGGATTAACCGCCAAACCACTGTCGAATTTCAATTTGAAGGCCAGACCTATCGCGGCTATGCTGGCGATACGATTACCAGCGCGATCTGGAGCGCCGATACGCGCTTGCTGGGCCGCAGTTTTAAATACCATCGTCCGCGTGGCGTGCTGTCGCTGGCGAATCACGATATCAACGTGCTGATGCAGGATGGTCAGCGTCTGAACGTGCGCGCCGATGTAGAACCGATTCCGGCCAACCGGGCATTAACGGCGGTGAATACGTTTGGCGGTCTATCGGCAGATTCGGGCCGTTGGCTAAATAAAATGTCGGCATTTTTACCGGTCGGTTTTTATTACAAAGCGTTCCATACCAAGAAATTATTCCCGATGTGGGAAAAGGTTTTTCGGCGTCTGACGGGACTAGGCGAAATCGATTTTTCGACACCGCATCGGCGCACACCGAAGTCTTACGACTTTTGTGATGTACTGGTGATCGGTGCAGGACCATCCGGACTGGCCGCTGCATTAGCCGCCGTCAAAGCCGGTGCCGAAGTCGTGATCGTCGATGAAAATGCGCGGGCTGGCGGCAGCGCCGGTTATCAGCGCGGTGGTTCATCGGTGAGTTTCAAACGGATCGAAGCATTGCTGGCTGAAGTCGCCGCCGAACCGCGTATCCGCTTGCTGGAAAGTACGATGGCCGGGGCTTATTACGCCGACCATTGGGTACCGTTAATCGATGCCGAGAAGCTGACCAAGATGCGCGCCAAAAGCGTCGTCGTCGCCAGCGGTGCATTTGAACAACCAGCCGTATTTCATAACAACGATTTGCCGGGTGTGATGCTGGCTTCCGCTGCGCAGCGTTTGATGTATCGCTATGCAGTGCAACCGATGCAGCGCGTGGTACTGCTTGTCGCGAATGCCGATGGCTATCGTGCGGCACTGGATCTGGATGCGAACGGCGTACAGGTCGCAGCGCTAGTCGATATGCGGCCCAATCATTTGATGGCGGAACTGGATATTGCGGTGCTGAAACGCGGCATCAAGATTTTCCGCAGCCATTGCGTACTGGAGGCGGAAGCCGCAGCTGGCGGCAAGGCAGTCGGCGCAGCGATTATTTGTCCGATTGATCGCAAAGGTGCAGCCAATCCTGCCGAGCAAGTCCGGCTGGAATGCGACGGCATCGTCATGAGCGTTGGCTGGGCACCTACCGCCAATTTGCTGTATCAGGCTGGCACCAAGATGCAATTTGCCGAGGCCACGCAGCAATTCGTGCCTGAGCAATTACCGAACGGCGTATTCGCCTGTGGTCGCGTCAACGGTGTGTATGAATTTGAACGCAAGCTGATCGATGGCGAGCAGGCCGGTCGCGCTGCTGCTGCCTATATCGGGCATGGTACAGCGCAGGTTGCACGCGCCTTGCCGGAGATCGAATCGCCATCGCATCCGTGGCCGATAGTCGCGCATCCCAAGGCCAAGAATTTCGTCGATTTTGACGAGGACTTGCAGCTGAAGGATTTTGAAAATGCGGTGCAAGAAGGCTTCGACAATATTGAGTTGTTAAAGCGTTACACCACGGTCGGCATGGGGCCATCGCAAGGTAAACATTCCAACATGAACGCGCTGCGGATTCTGGCGCGGCTGGTCGGTAAAACGCCGGGCCAGGTGGGGACGACGACTGCACGCCCATTCTTCCATCCGGTGCCGATGTCGCATCTGGCCGGACGTGGTTTTACGCCAGAACGTTTGACGCCGTTGCATCATCAGCATCAGCAATTGAACGCGGTATTTATGCCTGCTGGCGTCTGGCAGCGTCCCGAATATTACGCCCGTGTAGGACAGGATCGGACCAGTTGTATTCGCGCAGAAGTGGCGGCTGTGCGTAACGGCGTCGGTATGATCGATGTCGGCACACTGGGCAAGATCGAAATCTATGGCCCCGACGCAGCCGCCTTTTTAGAGCGGGTATACATCAGCAGTTACGCCAATCTGAAGGTCGGCATGTCACGCTATGCGGTGATGTGCGATGAGTCCGGTGTCGTGATCGACGATGGCGTCGTGGCCCGATTGGGCGAGCAGCATTTTTACTTCACCACGACCACTTCCGGCGCGGCTGAGGTATATCGCGAACTGACGCGCTTGAATATTTTGTGGGGGATGAACTGCGGTCTGGTGAATCTTACGGGCGCGATGGCGGCAATGAATCTGGCTGGGCCAAAATCGTTGGCGGTGCTGGAACAACTGACCGATCAGGATTTGTCATCGACCGCCTTCCCTTATCTGGCGGTACGCGATGCCACGGTAGCGACGATTCCTGTGCGCATCATGCGGGTTGGTTTTGTCGGTGAATGGGGCTATGAAATCCACGTCCCGGCGGAGTATGCCAATACGCTGTGGGAAGCACTCTGGGAAGCCGGAAAAAGCGCTGGCATTTGCGCCTTTGGTGTGGAAGCACAACGGCTGCTGCGATTAGAAAAAGGCCACATCATTATTGGTCAGGATACCGATGGACTGACTACGCCGTTTGAAGCCAATCTGCGGTGGGCGGTCAAAATGAATAAGCCATTTTTCATCGGCCAGCGCAGCTTGGGAATTGTCGACCGCAAACCATTGCGGCAAACGCTGGTCGGCTTTGTGCTGGGTGTGGGCTATAACGGCACGGTGCCAAAAGAATGCCATCTGATTATTGAGCAAGGCGAGATCGCGGGCCGTATTACCAGCATCGCCTGGAGCCCTGGTCTTGAGCGCTTTATCGGTCTGGCTTTCGTGCGGCCGGATTTGTCGACGGTAGGGCAGTCTGTATCGATTCGTTTGAGCGACGGCGGTCTGGTGACGGCAACGGTGCATGAAACACCGTTCTACGATCCTGCCAATGCCCGTCAAAAAAATGTGCGTGAAGAAACCCGGATCAAGGAGGAAGTCGTATGA
- a CDS encoding BMP family ABC transporter substrate-binding protein: protein MFQLRSTLIALATVTTLTLGVLPTASAAEPLKVAFVYLGPVGDGGWTFQHDQGRRAIEKEFGNKIKTTYVENVPETADAERVIRQLAVDGNQLIFTTSFGYMDPTIKVAKAFPKVHFVHATGYKTGPNVGTYQTRFYEGAYLLGIIAGKMTKTNTLGFVGSFPVPEVVRNVDAYTLGAKSVNPKIKTKIVWVNTWYDPGKERQAAETLVAQGADMLAQNTDSPAVVQVAEEKGVHAFGWDTDMAKYGPKAHLTANTENWGVYYSQEVKRELAGTWKPEKTLWGIQENLVVLSPLNPSVPADVVALFNEKKKAIVDGKLLPFGGPLKDNTGAVKVAAGAVLPMGDLMSINWLVDGVEGTLPK, encoded by the coding sequence ATGTTTCAATTACGTTCTACATTAATCGCCCTGGCAACAGTCACCACCCTAACTCTAGGCGTGCTACCAACAGCCAGCGCCGCCGAACCATTAAAAGTCGCGTTCGTCTATCTAGGCCCAGTCGGTGACGGCGGCTGGACATTCCAACACGACCAGGGCCGTCGCGCCATCGAAAAAGAATTCGGCAACAAAATCAAGACTACTTATGTAGAAAACGTCCCGGAAACCGCCGATGCCGAACGCGTCATCCGCCAACTCGCCGTCGATGGCAATCAGCTGATATTTACCACCTCATTCGGCTACATGGACCCAACGATCAAAGTCGCCAAAGCTTTCCCGAAAGTCCACTTCGTCCACGCAACCGGCTACAAAACCGGCCCCAACGTAGGAACCTATCAAACGCGTTTCTATGAAGGTGCCTACCTCCTCGGCATCATCGCCGGAAAAATGACCAAAACCAATACATTAGGTTTTGTCGGTTCATTCCCAGTCCCGGAAGTCGTCCGCAACGTCGACGCCTACACCCTCGGCGCAAAAAGCGTCAACCCTAAAATCAAAACCAAAATCGTCTGGGTGAATACCTGGTATGACCCAGGCAAAGAACGCCAAGCCGCTGAAACACTGGTCGCTCAAGGTGCCGACATGCTCGCTCAAAACACCGATTCCCCTGCTGTCGTGCAAGTCGCTGAAGAAAAAGGCGTCCACGCATTCGGCTGGGATACCGACATGGCAAAATACGGCCCTAAAGCCCACCTCACCGCAAATACTGAAAACTGGGGTGTGTATTACAGCCAGGAAGTAAAACGCGAATTGGCCGGCACATGGAAACCAGAAAAAACACTCTGGGGTATTCAAGAAAATCTAGTCGTCTTGTCACCTTTGAATCCTTCGGTCCCAGCAGATGTCGTCGCACTTTTCAATGAAAAGAAAAAAGCCATCGTTGATGGCAAGTTGCTTCCTTTTGGCGGTCCGCTAAAAGACAACACCGGTGCCGTTAAAGTAGCTGCAGGTGCAGTCTTACCGATGGGCGATTTGATGAGTATTAACTGGTTGGTCGATGGCGTAGAAGGCACACTGCCGAAGTAA